Proteins co-encoded in one Cynocephalus volans isolate mCynVol1 chromosome 11, mCynVol1.pri, whole genome shotgun sequence genomic window:
- the USP19 gene encoding ubiquitin carboxyl-terminal hydrolase 19 isoform X9, which produces MLRWLLASRLGEDWLLVPCWRIWPQRLAKIAGPGRKRRSPDPDTVADPGALWLSTKRLKMSGGSSATDPRRGPPGLEEAASKKKQKDRANQESKDGDPRRGSVSIPQEEQTKEELLLDWRQSADEVIVKLRVGMGPLRLDEVDAAFTDTDCVVRLPGGRQWGGVFYAEIESSCTKVQARKGGLLQLALPKKVPLLTWPSLLKKSLGSQELAPGLRCQENGQELAPIALEPCPEPRRAKQEARNQKRAQGRGEVGSGAGPGAQAGPSAKRAVHLRRGPEGEGSRVGPGPQGDAPPFLADLATQVEAEEQLCVPPLNPQTCLLGSEENLALLAGEKTVSPRNDPVSPAMAQSVDPGKDDHVKEMAVAADVGTLVDEPEPMVNLAFVKNDSYEKGPDSVVVHVYVKEIHRDTSRVLFREQDFTLIFQTRDGNFLRLHLGCGPHTIFRWQVKLRNLIEPEQCTFCFTASRIDICLRKRQSQRWGGLEAPAARGAVGGAKVAVPTGPTPLDSTPPGGAPHPLTGQDESRAVEKDKPKARSEDTGLDGVVARTPVEHVTPKPEPHLASPKPTCMVPPMPHSPVSGDSVEEEEEEEKKVCLPGFTGLVNLGNTCFMNSVIQSLSNTRELRDFFHDRSFESEINYNNPLGTGGRLAIGFAVLLRALWKGTHHAFQPSKLKAIVASKASQFTGYAQHDAQEFMAFLLDGLHEDLNRIQNKPYTETVDSDGRPDEVVAEEAWQRHKMRNDSFIVDLFQGQYKSKLVCPVCAKVSITFDPFLYLPVPLPQKQKVLPVFYFAREPHSKPVKFLVSISKENSSASEVLDSLSQSVHVKPENLRLAEVIKNRFHRVFLPSHSLDTVSPSDVLLCFELLSPELAKERVVVLEVQQRPQVPSIPISKCAACQRKQQSEDEKLKRCTRCYRVGYCNQLCQKTHWPDHKGLCRPENIGYPFLVSVPASRLTYARLAQLLEGYARYSVSVFQPPFQPGRMALETQGPGCTTLLSTSSLEAEDSERDPIQPPELQLVTPVAEGDTGVPRAWAAPDRGPVPSTSGISSEMLASGPTEVGSLPAGEKVSRPEAAVPGYQHPSETMNAHTPQFFIYKIDTSNREQRLEDKGETLLELGDDCSLALVWRNNERLQEFVLVASKELECAEDPGSAGEAARAGHFTLDQCLNLFTRPEVLAPEEAWYCPQCKQHREASKQLLLWRLPNVLIVQLKRFSFRSFIWRDKINDLVEFPVRNLDLSKFCIGQKEEQLPSYDLYAVINHYGGMIGGHYTACARLPNDRSSQRSDVGWRLFDDSTVTTVDESQIVTRYAYVLFYRRRNSPVERPPREGHSEHHPDLGPAAEAAASQGLGPGQAPEVAPTRTAPERFAPPVDRPAPNYSNMEEVD; this is translated from the exons ATGCTACGCTGGTTGCTGGCCTCCCGCCTCGGAGAGGACTG GCTGTTAGTTCCTTGCTGGAGAATTTGGCCTCAAAGACTTGCCAAGATAGCTGGGCCAGGAAGAAAGCGCCGCAGCCCTGACCCAGACACCGTTGCCGACCCTGGGGCACTCTGGCTGTCGACTAAGCGGCTCAAGATGTCTGGTGGGTCCAGTGCCACAGACCCGAGGAGGGGGCCCCCAGGACTGGAGGAGGCCGCTAGTAAGAAGAAGCAGAAGGATCGAGCAAACCAGGAGAGCAAAGATGGAGATCCCAGGAGAG GGTCAGTATCCATTCCTCAAGAGGAGCAGACCAAAGAGG AGTTGTTGCTCGATTGGAGGCAGAGTGCAGATGAAGTAATTGTCAAGCTTCGTGTAGGAATGGGTCCCCTGCGGCTGGATGAGGTGGATGCTGCTTTCACAGACACGGACTGTGTGGTGCGGCTTCCAG GTGGTCGGCAATGGGGGGGTGTCTTCTATGCTGAGATAGAAAGTTCTTGCACCAAAGTGCAGGCCCGCAAGGGTGGTCTCCTGCAGCTGGCACTGCCCAAGAAGGTGCCTCTGCTCACGTGGCCCTCTCTCCTG AAGAAATCTCTAGGGAGCCAGGAGCTGGCACCAGGACTGCGGTGCCAGGAGAATGGGCAGGAGCTGGCTCCCATTGCCCTGGAACCATGCCCTGAGCCCCGCCGGGCTAAGCAGGAGGCCCGGAACCAGAAGCGGGCCCAGGGCCGTGGTGAGGTAGGCTCGGGCGCTGGCCCCGGGGCCCAGGCAGGGCCCAGCGCCAAGAGGGCTGTGCATCTCCGCAGAGGGCCAGAGGGGGAAGGGTCCAGGGTTGGCCCTGGACCCCAGGGCGATGCCCCACCCTTCCTGGCTGACCTGGCCACCCAG GTTGAGGCTGAGGAACAGCTATGTGTACCACCGCTGAACCCCCAAACCTGCCTCCTGGGCTCAGAGGAGAATTTAGCCCTTTTGGCAGGAGAGAAGACAGTGTCCCCCAGGAATGACCCAGTCTCTCCAGCCATGGCCCAGAGCGTAGACCCTGGAAAAGATGACCATGTCAAGGAGATGGCAGTGGCCGCAGATGTTGGAACCTTGGTGGATG AGCCTGAGCCCATGGTGAACCTGGCATTTGTCAAGAATGATTCATATGAGAAGGGGCCAGATTCAGTGGTGGTGCACGTGTATGTGAAAGAGATCCACAGGGACACCTCTCGAGTACTTTTCCGCGAGCAGGACTTCACGCTCATCTTCCAGACCAG GGATGGAAACTTCCTGAGGCTGCACCTGGGGTGTGGGCCCCACACCATCTTCCGTTGGCAGGTGAAGCTCAG gaacctgattgaaccagagCAGTGCACCTTCTGTTTCACGGCCTCTCGCATCGACATCTGCCTTCGTAAGCGGCAGAGTCAGCGCTGGGGGGGCCTGGAGGCCCCAGCTGCACGAG GTGCAGTGGGTGGTGCAAAGGTTGCCGTGCCGACAGGTCCAACCCCTCTGGATTCAACCCCACCAGgaggtgccccccaccccctgacaGGCCAGGACGAATCCCGGGCTGTGGAGAAGGATAAACCCAAGGCTCGATCTGAGGACACAGGGCTGGATGGTGTGGTGGCCCGCACCCCTGTGGAACATGTAACCCCAAAGCCAGAGCCACACCTGGCCTCG CCCAAACCAACATGTATGGTGCCTCCGATGCCCCACAGCCCCGTGAGCGGAGACagtgtggaggaggaggaggaggaagagaagaaggtgTGTCTGCCAGGCTTCACTGGCCTTGTCAATTTAGGCAACACTTGCTTCATGAACAGCGTCATTCAGTCTCTGTCCAACACTCGAGAACTCCGGGACTTCTTCCATG ACCGCTCCTTTGAGTCCGAGATCAACTACAACAACCCGCTGGGGACTGGTGGGCGTCTGGCCATTGGCTTTGCTGTGCTGCTCCGGGCGCTGTGGAAGGGCACCCACCATGCCTTCCAACCTTCTAAGTTGAAG GCCATTGTGGCGAGCAAGGCCAGCCAGTTCACAGGCTATGCACAGCATGATGCCCAGGAATTCATGGCCTTCCTGCTGGACGGGCTGCATGAGGACCTGAATCGTATCCAGAACAAGCCCTACACAGAGACAGTGGACTCAGATGGGCGGCCTGATGAG GTGGTGGCTGAGGAAGCATGGCAGCGGCACAAGATGAGGAATGACTCTTTCATCGTGGACCTATTTCAGGGCCAGTACAAGTCGAAGCTGGTGTGCCCTGTATGTGCCAAG GTATCCATCACTTTTGACCCATTCCTTTACCTGCCAGTGCCCTTACCACAGAAGCAGAAGGTTCTCCCTGTGTTTTATTTTGCCCGAGAACCCCACAGCAAGCCTGTCAAG TTCCTGGTGAGCATTAGCAAGGAGAACTCCAGTGCAAGTGAAGTGTTGGATTCTCTCTCTCAGAGCGTCCACGTGAAGCCTGAGAACCTGCGTCTGGCTGAG GTAATTAAGAATCGCTTCCACCGTGTCTTCCTGCCCTCCCACTCACTGGACACTGTGTCCCCATCTGACGTGCTTCTCTGCTTTGAGCTGCTATCCCCAGAGTTGGCTAAGGAGCGGGTAGTGGTGCTAGAGGTGCAACAG CGCCCCCAGGTGCCCAGCATCCCCATCTCCAAGTGTGCAGCCTGCCAGCGAAAGCAGCAGTCGGAGGATGAAAAGCTGAAGCGCTGTACCCGTTGCTATCGTGTGGGCTACTGTAACCA GCTCTGCCAGAAAACACACTGGCCTGACCACAAGGGCCTCTGCCGCCCTGAGAACATTGGTTATCCCTTCCTGGTCAGTGTACCTGCCTCACGCCTCACTTATGCCCGTCTTGCTCAGCTCCTAGAGGGCTATGCCCG GTACTCTGTGAGTGTATTCCAGCCACCCTTCCAGCCTGGCCGCATGGCCTTGGAGACTCAGGGCCCTGGCTGCACCACACTGCTCTCCACTAgctccctggaggctgaggacAGTGAGAGGGACCCCATTCAGCCACCTGAGCTCCAGTTGGTGACCCCTGTAGCTGAGGGTGACACAGGGGTTCCCCGGGCATGGGCAGCCCCTGATCGGGGTCCTGTGCCCAGCACCAGTGGAATTTCTTCTGAGATGCTGGCCAGTGGGCCCACTGAGGTTGGCTCCTTGCCTGCTGGTGAGAAGGTATCCCGGCCTGAAG CTGCTGTGCCTGGGTACCAACATCCAAGTGAAACCATGAATGCCCACACACCCcagttcttcatctataaaatagacaCATCCAACCGAGAACAGCGACTAGAGGACAAAG GAGAGACCCTACTGGAGCTGGGTGATGACTGTAGCCTGGCCCTTGTCTGGCGGAACAATGAGCGCCTGCAGGAGTTTGTGCTGGTAGCCTCCAAGGAGCTGGAATGTGCTGAGGATCCAGGCTCTGCTGGGGAGGCTGCCCGTGCTGGCCACTTTACCCTGGACCAGTGCCTCAATCTCTTCACAcggcctgaggtgctggcaccTGAGGAGGCCTG GTACTGCCCACAATGCAAACAGCATCGTGAAGCCTCCAAGCAGCTGTTGCTGTGGCGCCTGCCAAATGTGCTCATCGTGCAGCTCAAGCGCTTCTCCTTTCGCAGTTTCATCTGGCGTGACAAGATCAATGACTTGGTCGAGTTCCCTGTTCG GAACCTGGACCTGAGCAAGTTCTGCATTGGTCAGAAAGAGGAGCAGTTGCCCAGCTACGACCTTTATGCTGTCATCAACCACTATGGAGGCATGATCGGTGGCCACTATACTGCGTGTGCACGCCTGCCCAATGATCGCAGCAGCCAGCGCAGTGACGTGG GCTGGCGCTTATTTGATGACAGCACGGTGACCACAGTAGACGAGAGCCAGATCGTGACGCGTTATGCCTATGTACTCTTCTACCGCCGGCGGAACTCTCCTGTGGAGAGGCCCCCCAGGGAAGGTCACTCTGAGCACCACCCAGACCTAGGCCCTGCAGCTGAGGCTGCTGCCAGCCAG GGACTAGGCCCTGGCCAGGCCCCCGAGGTGGCCCCCACGCGGACAGCCCCCGAACGCTTCGCCCCCCCTGTGGACCGCCCAGCCCCCAACTACAGCAACATGGAGGAGGTCGATTAG
- the USP19 gene encoding ubiquitin carboxyl-terminal hydrolase 19 isoform X23, with protein MLRWLLASRLGEDWLLVPCWRIWPQRLAKIAGPGRKRRSPDPDTVADPGALWLSTKRLKMSGGSSATDPRRGPPGLEEAASKKKQKDRANQESKDGDPRRGSVSIPQEEQTKEELLLDWRQSADEVIVKLRVGMGPLRLDEVDAAFTDTDCVVRLPGGRQWGGVFYAEIESSCTKVQARKGGLLQLALPKKVPLLTWPSLLKKSLGSQELAPGLRCQENGQELAPIALEPCPEPRRAKQEARNQKRAQGRGEVEAEEQLCVPPLNPQTCLLGSEENLALLAGEKTVSPRNDPVSPAMAQSVDPGKDDHVKEMAVAADVGTLVDEPEPMVNLAFVKNDSYEKGPDSVVVHVYVKEIHRDTSRVLFREQDFTLIFQTRDGNFLRLHLGCGPHTIFRWQVKLRNLIEPEQCTFCFTASRIDICLRKRQSQRWGGLEAPAARVGGAKVAVPTGPTPLDSTPPGGAPHPLTGQDESRAVEKDKPKARSEDTGLDGVVARTPVEHVTPKPEPHLASPKPTCMVPPMPHSPVSGDSVEEEEEEEKKVCLPGFTGLVNLGNTCFMNSVIQSLSNTRELRDFFHDRSFESEINYNNPLGTGGRLAIGFAVLLRALWKGTHHAFQPSKLKAIVASKASQFTGYAQHDAQEFMAFLLDGLHEDLNRIQNKPYTETVDSDGRPDEVVAEEAWQRHKMRNDSFIVDLFQGQYKSKLVCPVCAKVSITFDPFLYLPVPLPQKQKVLPVFYFAREPHSKPVKFLVSISKENSSASEVLDSLSQSVHVKPENLRLAEVIKNRFHRVFLPSHSLDTVSPSDVLLCFELLSPELAKERVVVLEVQQRPQVPSIPISKCAACQRKQQSEDEKLKRCTRCYRVGYCNQLCQKTHWPDHKGLCRPENIGYPFLVSVPASRLTYARLAQLLEGYARYSVSVFQPPFQPGRMALETQGPGCTTLLSTSSLEAEDSERDPIQPPELQLVTPVAEGDTGVPRAWAAPDRGPVPSTSGISSEMLASGPTEVGSLPAGEKVSRPEAAVPGYQHPSETMNAHTPQFFIYKIDTSNREQRLEDKGETLLELGDDCSLALVWRNNERLQEFVLVASKELECAEDPGSAGEAARAGHFTLDQCLNLFTRPEVLAPEEAWYCPQCKQHREASKQLLLWRLPNVLIVQLKRFSFRSFIWRDKINDLVEFPVRNLDLSKFCIGQKEEQLPSYDLYAVINHYGGMIGGHYTACARLPNDRSSQRSDVGWRLFDDSTVTTVDESQIVTRYAYVLFYRRRNSPVERPPREGHSEHHPDLGPAAEAAASQGLGPGQAPEVAPTRTAPERFAPPVDRPAPNYSNMEEVD; from the exons ATGCTACGCTGGTTGCTGGCCTCCCGCCTCGGAGAGGACTG GCTGTTAGTTCCTTGCTGGAGAATTTGGCCTCAAAGACTTGCCAAGATAGCTGGGCCAGGAAGAAAGCGCCGCAGCCCTGACCCAGACACCGTTGCCGACCCTGGGGCACTCTGGCTGTCGACTAAGCGGCTCAAGATGTCTGGTGGGTCCAGTGCCACAGACCCGAGGAGGGGGCCCCCAGGACTGGAGGAGGCCGCTAGTAAGAAGAAGCAGAAGGATCGAGCAAACCAGGAGAGCAAAGATGGAGATCCCAGGAGAG GGTCAGTATCCATTCCTCAAGAGGAGCAGACCAAAGAGG AGTTGTTGCTCGATTGGAGGCAGAGTGCAGATGAAGTAATTGTCAAGCTTCGTGTAGGAATGGGTCCCCTGCGGCTGGATGAGGTGGATGCTGCTTTCACAGACACGGACTGTGTGGTGCGGCTTCCAG GTGGTCGGCAATGGGGGGGTGTCTTCTATGCTGAGATAGAAAGTTCTTGCACCAAAGTGCAGGCCCGCAAGGGTGGTCTCCTGCAGCTGGCACTGCCCAAGAAGGTGCCTCTGCTCACGTGGCCCTCTCTCCTG AAGAAATCTCTAGGGAGCCAGGAGCTGGCACCAGGACTGCGGTGCCAGGAGAATGGGCAGGAGCTGGCTCCCATTGCCCTGGAACCATGCCCTGAGCCCCGCCGGGCTAAGCAGGAGGCCCGGAACCAGAAGCGGGCCCAGGGCCGTGGTGAG GTTGAGGCTGAGGAACAGCTATGTGTACCACCGCTGAACCCCCAAACCTGCCTCCTGGGCTCAGAGGAGAATTTAGCCCTTTTGGCAGGAGAGAAGACAGTGTCCCCCAGGAATGACCCAGTCTCTCCAGCCATGGCCCAGAGCGTAGACCCTGGAAAAGATGACCATGTCAAGGAGATGGCAGTGGCCGCAGATGTTGGAACCTTGGTGGATG AGCCTGAGCCCATGGTGAACCTGGCATTTGTCAAGAATGATTCATATGAGAAGGGGCCAGATTCAGTGGTGGTGCACGTGTATGTGAAAGAGATCCACAGGGACACCTCTCGAGTACTTTTCCGCGAGCAGGACTTCACGCTCATCTTCCAGACCAG GGATGGAAACTTCCTGAGGCTGCACCTGGGGTGTGGGCCCCACACCATCTTCCGTTGGCAGGTGAAGCTCAG gaacctgattgaaccagagCAGTGCACCTTCTGTTTCACGGCCTCTCGCATCGACATCTGCCTTCGTAAGCGGCAGAGTCAGCGCTGGGGGGGCCTGGAGGCCCCAGCTGCACGAG TGGGTGGTGCAAAGGTTGCCGTGCCGACAGGTCCAACCCCTCTGGATTCAACCCCACCAGgaggtgccccccaccccctgacaGGCCAGGACGAATCCCGGGCTGTGGAGAAGGATAAACCCAAGGCTCGATCTGAGGACACAGGGCTGGATGGTGTGGTGGCCCGCACCCCTGTGGAACATGTAACCCCAAAGCCAGAGCCACACCTGGCCTCG CCCAAACCAACATGTATGGTGCCTCCGATGCCCCACAGCCCCGTGAGCGGAGACagtgtggaggaggaggaggaggaagagaagaaggtgTGTCTGCCAGGCTTCACTGGCCTTGTCAATTTAGGCAACACTTGCTTCATGAACAGCGTCATTCAGTCTCTGTCCAACACTCGAGAACTCCGGGACTTCTTCCATG ACCGCTCCTTTGAGTCCGAGATCAACTACAACAACCCGCTGGGGACTGGTGGGCGTCTGGCCATTGGCTTTGCTGTGCTGCTCCGGGCGCTGTGGAAGGGCACCCACCATGCCTTCCAACCTTCTAAGTTGAAG GCCATTGTGGCGAGCAAGGCCAGCCAGTTCACAGGCTATGCACAGCATGATGCCCAGGAATTCATGGCCTTCCTGCTGGACGGGCTGCATGAGGACCTGAATCGTATCCAGAACAAGCCCTACACAGAGACAGTGGACTCAGATGGGCGGCCTGATGAG GTGGTGGCTGAGGAAGCATGGCAGCGGCACAAGATGAGGAATGACTCTTTCATCGTGGACCTATTTCAGGGCCAGTACAAGTCGAAGCTGGTGTGCCCTGTATGTGCCAAG GTATCCATCACTTTTGACCCATTCCTTTACCTGCCAGTGCCCTTACCACAGAAGCAGAAGGTTCTCCCTGTGTTTTATTTTGCCCGAGAACCCCACAGCAAGCCTGTCAAG TTCCTGGTGAGCATTAGCAAGGAGAACTCCAGTGCAAGTGAAGTGTTGGATTCTCTCTCTCAGAGCGTCCACGTGAAGCCTGAGAACCTGCGTCTGGCTGAG GTAATTAAGAATCGCTTCCACCGTGTCTTCCTGCCCTCCCACTCACTGGACACTGTGTCCCCATCTGACGTGCTTCTCTGCTTTGAGCTGCTATCCCCAGAGTTGGCTAAGGAGCGGGTAGTGGTGCTAGAGGTGCAACAG CGCCCCCAGGTGCCCAGCATCCCCATCTCCAAGTGTGCAGCCTGCCAGCGAAAGCAGCAGTCGGAGGATGAAAAGCTGAAGCGCTGTACCCGTTGCTATCGTGTGGGCTACTGTAACCA GCTCTGCCAGAAAACACACTGGCCTGACCACAAGGGCCTCTGCCGCCCTGAGAACATTGGTTATCCCTTCCTGGTCAGTGTACCTGCCTCACGCCTCACTTATGCCCGTCTTGCTCAGCTCCTAGAGGGCTATGCCCG GTACTCTGTGAGTGTATTCCAGCCACCCTTCCAGCCTGGCCGCATGGCCTTGGAGACTCAGGGCCCTGGCTGCACCACACTGCTCTCCACTAgctccctggaggctgaggacAGTGAGAGGGACCCCATTCAGCCACCTGAGCTCCAGTTGGTGACCCCTGTAGCTGAGGGTGACACAGGGGTTCCCCGGGCATGGGCAGCCCCTGATCGGGGTCCTGTGCCCAGCACCAGTGGAATTTCTTCTGAGATGCTGGCCAGTGGGCCCACTGAGGTTGGCTCCTTGCCTGCTGGTGAGAAGGTATCCCGGCCTGAAG CTGCTGTGCCTGGGTACCAACATCCAAGTGAAACCATGAATGCCCACACACCCcagttcttcatctataaaatagacaCATCCAACCGAGAACAGCGACTAGAGGACAAAG GAGAGACCCTACTGGAGCTGGGTGATGACTGTAGCCTGGCCCTTGTCTGGCGGAACAATGAGCGCCTGCAGGAGTTTGTGCTGGTAGCCTCCAAGGAGCTGGAATGTGCTGAGGATCCAGGCTCTGCTGGGGAGGCTGCCCGTGCTGGCCACTTTACCCTGGACCAGTGCCTCAATCTCTTCACAcggcctgaggtgctggcaccTGAGGAGGCCTG GTACTGCCCACAATGCAAACAGCATCGTGAAGCCTCCAAGCAGCTGTTGCTGTGGCGCCTGCCAAATGTGCTCATCGTGCAGCTCAAGCGCTTCTCCTTTCGCAGTTTCATCTGGCGTGACAAGATCAATGACTTGGTCGAGTTCCCTGTTCG GAACCTGGACCTGAGCAAGTTCTGCATTGGTCAGAAAGAGGAGCAGTTGCCCAGCTACGACCTTTATGCTGTCATCAACCACTATGGAGGCATGATCGGTGGCCACTATACTGCGTGTGCACGCCTGCCCAATGATCGCAGCAGCCAGCGCAGTGACGTGG GCTGGCGCTTATTTGATGACAGCACGGTGACCACAGTAGACGAGAGCCAGATCGTGACGCGTTATGCCTATGTACTCTTCTACCGCCGGCGGAACTCTCCTGTGGAGAGGCCCCCCAGGGAAGGTCACTCTGAGCACCACCCAGACCTAGGCCCTGCAGCTGAGGCTGCTGCCAGCCAG GGACTAGGCCCTGGCCAGGCCCCCGAGGTGGCCCCCACGCGGACAGCCCCCGAACGCTTCGCCCCCCCTGTGGACCGCCCAGCCCCCAACTACAGCAACATGGAGGAGGTCGATTAG